In Panthera uncia isolate 11264 chromosome B4, Puncia_PCG_1.0, whole genome shotgun sequence, one genomic interval encodes:
- the LOC125919170 gene encoding olfactory receptor 6C4-like: MGNQTSVIEFILLGLTADTELQAVLFLFLLLTYVLSILGNLTIIILTTLDYRLQTPMYFFLRNFSILEISFTSVFVPKMLVNIGTGDRTISFAACFAQYFFAILLGATEFYLLAAMSFDRYVAICKPLHYTTVMSRRLCIQLVLCSWFSGFLVVIGPHIMTLQLPFCASNIINHYCCDYTVLLHLACSDTHFIEVMEFILAAVTLIFTLVLVILSYTYIIRTILRIPSVQQRKKAFSTCFSHMIVVSLSYGSCIFMYINPSVKDAETFNKGVAVLNTSVAPLLNPFIYTLRNKQVKIAFKDLVSKVTAFSRK; encoded by the coding sequence ATGGGCAACCAGACATCAGTGATAGAGTTCATTCTTCTTGGACTGACAGCTGACACTGAGCTTCAGGctgtgcttttcctttttctgctgctAACTTACGTCTTAAGCATCCTGGGAAACTTGACCATCATCATTCTGACCACGCTGGATTATCGCCTCCAGACTCCTATGTATTTCTTCCTCCGGAATTTTTCCATTCTGGAAATATCTTTTACCTCTGTCTTTGTTCCCAAAATGCTAGTCAATATTGGAACTGGAGACAGGACTATCTCCTTTGCTGCTTGTTTCGCTCAGTATTTTTTTGCCATCCTTCTGGGAGCAACCGAGTTTTATCTTTTAGCTGCCATGTCCTTTGACCGCTATGTTGCCATTTGCAAACCCCTACATTATACAACTGTAATGAGCAGGAGACTCTGCATTCAACTTGTCTTGTGTTCCTGGTTCTCTGGTTTTTTGGTTGTCATTGGGCCTCATATAATGACTCTCCAGCTGCCTTTCTGTGCATCCAACATCATCAATCATTACTGCTGTGACTATACTGTACTGTTGCATCTAGCTTGTTCAGACACACATTTCATAGAAGTGATGGAGTTCATCTTGGCTGCAGTTACCCTCATCTTCACCTTGGTGCTAGTGATCCTTTCCTACACGTACATTATCAGGACAATTCTGAGAATCCCCTCTgttcaacagagaaaaaaagctttttctaCATGTTTCTCTCATATGATTGTGGTCTCACTTTCTTATGGAAGTTGTATCTTTATGTACATAAATCCTTCTGTTAAGGATGCAGAAACTTTTAATAAGGGCGTGGCTGTTTTAAATACGTCAGTTGCCCCTCTGTTGAACCCTTTCATCTATACCCTCAGGAATAAGCAAGTGAAAATAGCCTTCAAAGATTTGGTCAGCAAAGTAACagctttttcaagaaaataa